The Alosa sapidissima isolate fAloSap1 chromosome 8, fAloSap1.pri, whole genome shotgun sequence genome segment ctctaaaacccctcgccctccgaagagagcccctcacgatttgcgctccaatgtcatCCAGGTGCGCCGACATTGTCTCAAATTgatagtggaggggtggtacttataaagggtgtggttaacggaaaccttgggttaaccaagaacataacctgctcagagcaggtttgagatgcagcgtaaattgccatggcagcatacctcggttaaaacctatccacctttcgtagtacgggttaatcgggaagttacgccacacgtgatcaagttactctcgaagttacccagataagccagtaaccccacttcgtagtacaggcccctgagTTCTCAATTGAAGTCATAACATCAGATGGTCACAGCCTGTAATGACAGCCTTCTTAGTAATCAGCTCATCAGtaacattaattaattaaaacttgaatttcccctggggatcaattaagtatctatctatctatctatctatctatctatctatctatctatcttaaatATCAAAACCTTAGCCATGTGTTCATGAGCTCACCCTGATGAAGCAGTTTGCGCTTGAGGAATTGTCTAACAGGCCTAGTAATTCTATGATAACTGCAGTGTGGATGTGATGCATTTGTTCAACATAGACACACTTGGGAGAGACCCAGAGGAAATTTCAGCAGAGaatccaggagagagagaaggagctgcTGGAGCTGAGGAAGGCTGTGGAGACGCTCAAGGTGAGTACTGACCACAGGTGAAGACAGCAGCTGGTTGTTTGACGAGCCATATATGGTCTTAGTTAGGGACTaagggcccgtcccaatacctcccctacccctagagttttgccctaaccctcgtttttgcgcgtgcacgtgtagggctagggtgtcccattactGTAGGGAGCAAGGTGAAGAGCTATTTTCCCCTTAAAACcaaccctcaaaatatagccaggaccgatgcaggcttaaaacaaagtgggagatgaaattacccaggataccgtgCGAGCTCAGCGAGCCGGCCAaatttttcatatattttcgtaaataagcatattaaaatttcgaaatatgttggaatatgttagtttgatgcacatctgatggactgttgagttttgaacactaatgttagaaaatttctcacgaagctatctgacgatgttcatgatatctgctgagtgctttgagagagtctgcccatcaaataaTGTTATATATCTGATCTGGGTAGTTTCGGCAATATTTAAGGTGTGTGGTCTGGCGTTAACATGAACACGAATATCTTTGTTGATTAACCAGACGTAGATAGGCCtaaaccagcacagcccacacaacaatgATCACTGGAACAggcatgttcctgaatgaaaatagtagcaggctACTACTGGTAAACACGTCGGCGCTGCGCGTGACGTAGGTGAGCACGTTCGCTACGTtaatttgcatatagtggtgtcccaattcatagggaaagatcttcacctccacttcccttgtcgagagggctttaatgttgagggcaatcaaaagcaagtggaagttttaaggggggagaaatTGGACGGGCCCTAGAGCTCTCATCCAGTTAGCTAAAGAGGAGTAGTGCTTAGTCACTTTCCAGTTCCTCTAAGCCACACTGTGGGCAACAGGCTTTGTGGAAGAGCTGAGTGAGGGCTGCTTTAGATGGACCctcctctttgtgtgtctcCTAACAGAGTTCTGCACAGACAGCAGTGGAGGACAGTGAGAGGATCTTTACTGAGATGATCCGCTCCATTGAGAGAAGGCGCTCTGAGGTGACAGAGCTGATCAGAGCTCAGGAGAAGGCTGAGGTGAGTCGGGCTGAAGAACATCTGAAGCAACTGGAGCAGGAGATTGCTGagctgaagaggagagatgctgagctggagcagctttcacacacagaggaccACATCCATTTCCTCAAGGTAACTGCTGATAGGTTATGAGGGTTCAGGATGTGCTGATGGCATCAATCTACCTTACGCAGCACTTTAACAGATCCCATGCCCTTTCACATCTGTAAAGAATGTATTTTTGTTAATGCTCATATTTTTTGGCTCTCGAAGACCAATGAATGGTAGCCTAGAAAtttagacgcgcccctagcggcagggCTAGTCTAACAACTCTCCGTTGgattgtgagctccagaaatcgaaacttaatcaggccaatgaaatcgtgtatagagtcgttaggtgggcttaacgtaatgattgatggcagagttgcaacgatttggcttgaattccctgctacttgaaaacaaaaaagatggatgttgctgctggcgaacagtgtgacacgagttaagcttttattaagttggcaaacgtttgaactagacaacaagctccgctggtgggaaacgcatggggcTCATagtgctgccgctgtcctattgcgtgcagagggaatttgaaagacaactgattatcccgcccctcagactgagcactgcgagcggtgagtgcccagaccctacattttaatgtgggtctggctcgtcaggctaaatgAATGGTATTTTCATACTGTGATTATGATCTACTGAGATCTAGTCAATATGAGCCATTCCTAATCTGTTTTTTGACTAGTCATGTGCACTATACTGATattgtttctttttgtctttctctgtaTTTAGACATTCCAGTCAGTGAGCAACACGCCTGAGACTAAAGACGTGTCCAGTACCTGTGTTAACCAAAGCCTTTCTTTTGAGGCTGTGAAGAAATCTGTCTCCTCACTAAAGGGGCAGCTGGAGGATTTCTGCAAAGAGGAATTCATGAAGATATCTGCAGCAGGTTGGTCACACTCCTGATATTCCTGACACATTACATTTTTTATACTGATGTAcatttttttgtacatttaaACCACTTATATAAGTCAGTGTTGTTTATAATatgattctctctgtctccatagTGGCTAAAGTCCAGGCTATGTTGCCTTCTGAACCTACAGCCAGAGAGGAATTCCTACAATGTGAGTCTTATACATGCAGCACATTATTCCAAATCACAAGTCAGGCGTTTGTTTTGTATAGCCCACCAATGCAAAGCAATGTATTTTCCAGACAGTCATGCTTGCAGAGCAGTAACAGGGTTTGTCCGTTTGTTTTTGCAAATGCAAAGTCCAGAACCAATGCAAAGTCCAGAATCATGTCAGCAAATCTGTTACATCTTTTCCTGAGCCTCCTTTTAGAATGTCTTACCAAAGAAACTAAGTTTGATGGATACATTAGTTCACGTACAGATACATGATTCCCGATAAGTCATCATGAAAATAAGAATGCAACAATGGGGGTAAACACAGCACACTCAGAAATGGAAGTATCAAGTGACATTCATTATATTCCCATAGAGTGTATTCTCCTTTGTGGAACCAGTATGAGAAATGAGATTGAGATCGAGAGGTGAGGTTGGGTTGCAGACTGTGGATATTGGAGGGTTGATAAAGGCATTCTGATTGCCAGATATGAGACTCCAGCAGAGCAGATGCAGATTTGTTCATGGTTCATTACACATACCATTTACTGCCTACTAGTCGATTATCACATGGGAGCCGCATGTTTTCTGATTACTCGACAACAGGCTCCAAATTGATTAGTTGGTCGATCAGGCAGTAGGAGACCAGACACAGTTAGTGTCCTTATTTACAAGCAGTAATAACATTGTGCCTAGTTAGTGTACTTATCTACAAGCAATAATAACATTGTGCCTAGTTAGTGTGCTTATTTACAAGCAGTAATAACATTGTGCCTAGTTAGTGTGCTTATTTACAAGTAAGGAAGTGTAGGTGATCTCTACAAGAGCACAATAGCACTTCTGCTGTATAGACTTTTCTAGGTTGACGGTTTCAACATTCTAACTCAATACTGCACCAATTTTATAACCCTagtgaaaatgcaaaaacataGGACCCAGGTTGAAAAACCTGGAGTGCACCTTTAAGTTGTGTTGGCAGTGCCTGAAGTCTGACTGGGAGTGTGAACATTACAACATAAAGGCACTTTGAATGACAGATGTGAGACTCCTAATCACCAGCAGAGCAGATGCAGGCCTGATTCCCCTGTAGATTTAGCCCAGTCCAGTCATTCTGATGCTGCAGGGTTTAGCTGAcagcagatcaggctgagtccATACAGAAGGGATGTCCTGCAGTAAAGATGGACGGGTCACTCCTGTCCAGTATCATGCATCATTAAAGGTTCAGTCTGTGATTCTGGCCAAAGGTTATTATATGAACTGAACAGCCAATCAGTGTGCACCCACCTCTTTGTGCTCCTGGAGCAGCATGTAGATGAGCTGAAATGGGGTTTGGAGTGAACAGCAGTGCATAGTGTAGGCAAAGGTGGGtgcaggaatgtgtgtgtctggccctTCAGTATGCTGGGGGTTGTGCTACCAGGTGAAAAGTAGAGGTCTTCTTCATAAACATTTTGTGATTTgagaacacacagacaaaactagaacacacaaaacacacacacacacacacacacatgaatctctctcacacacacacacacacacacacacacacacacacacacatacacacacacacacgtagaggaACCCGACAGTCATTCAACCTTGGCGAATAcaaagtctcacacacacacacacacacacacacacacacacacacacacacacacacacctaattaaaatacaaatctaactttgtcctctcttctcctccatcagaCTCCTGTCACTTCACACTGGAtcccaacacagcacacagagaaCTCCATCTGTCTGAGGGGAAAAGGAGGGTGGAGTGGAGAGATGGGCTCCAGTCATATCCTGATCATCCAGAGAGATTTGATATGATCCACCAGGTGCTGTGTAGAGAGGGTGTGTCTGGACGCTGCTACTGGGAGGTGGAGTGGAGAGGGCAGTGGGTTGCTATAGCAGTCTCATATAAAAGCATCAGCAGGAAAAGAGTGGGTGCTGAGTGTTTGTTTGGATATAATGATCAGTCCTGGAGGTTGGATCTCAccagctccacctcctcttTCAAGCACAATACTAAAGAGACTAAACTCCCTCTAGTGGCCAGCTCCAGAATAGGAGTGTATGTGGATCACAAGGCAGGAACTCTGGCCTTCTACAGCATCTCTGACACAATGACCCTCCTGCACAGAGTCCAgaccacattcactcacacactctacccAGGGTTTTCTATAGAAATTGGATCAGTGAAGCTGTTGTGAGTATTCTCAGTTGGGTATTGGTCTGGTATGAGCCAGGCTAGGACCCTGCTGCAGTAGGAGGCATTAGTGTGTCAGCTTTGGGAACTGGGGTCAGACTCCTCACAAATACATTGAGGAGAAGTAAGGGTACGTAGTGTAGTGCAACATAAAAGTCCAAGTTCAGTAAAATGGTCAATAGGGTATTGTAAcattaaaataaaagtttgcCTGAATGTTCCAGGTTGTAATTCACTTTCTTATTTTACTACATTGATGCAGACCAATAAATACTAAAATACTCACAAACACGTTGAGGAAAAGGATGGTATGAGGTATGATGGTGTGGACGTACTTTATGATGTATAATGTGTGTTGTATGACCTGTCTGTGTCTTCTGAATGGAGCTTGAGTCTGGCAATAAAGTGACAATGATGACTGCATAGTgtaaaataaaagttaaaatTCAGTAAAATGGTCAGTAAGGTGTTGTAACATAAAAAGAAAAGTTTGAATGTCTTCCTGAAGGTTTCATGTTATAATTCACTTTCATACAACTCTCATTATTACACAAGTGTGTGTTACTCTTTGCACCCACATAATTTGGGCAAAACATTTTGAACTTTTTATTTTACTACTTTGATAGAGACCAATAAAAAGAAatgatgaaaatatttttttaaaatactcTGAATGTAATCAGCTGTGAATGTAATGTCAGCTTCTGATTGTTGTGTCTGTCTTTGCCCATGTTTGGCAGATTATCATCCTGTGTGAAATCAGCAGAGTATAAAGAAGCCTCAAAACCTCTGTAAACAATTACAGACAGCCTCtgccacaaacacaaatacattgAGCTGATATTTTTAATATTATCTTAATTTTTTTGAGTTAGTATTTTCAGTGTGATGTAAGAAGCCTAAAAAagaagacacagagaaagaagcaAGATACAGAatgttgtgtgtaagtgtgggtgtgttgtacaTCAGCCTGTGAGTATGATGGACGCGTCTCTGAGTCTGACTCATTCTGATCTGCCTGGAGCTGCTGAGGGACCCGGTGGCCTTTCCCTGTGGACACAACTCCTGCATCACATTCAAGGTCTATTTTTAAATGGTAAATAGTTACAtggtccaaatcatttttaggGCCCTATCGTGCACtcaagcgcaattgactttgtatactgccgcttttgtctttcctattttgcattcagcgcatattggaattttccctggAATTTTGTTCTGCCGCAAACGTTCCCTGGTGATATTTTGcggtttcagaaaacaattccgccacaagACAGTGGCACAAATATTCAGACGCTATTTTAAGGCTGCATACATGGCGGgggcctgcaggaatgaatgctactgtatgcacattgatctacagacacccatgcacacatggaaatattcaaagccttgataatatttgtccgtttaaACAAACTGACATGTGGATGTAAATGTAAACTTGATGTCATTCATCAAATTGAAAACAATAAAGGCAGATGCTGTTTGCACCCATGGTGTTCATAGCCAGCAATGATATTACCTGTAGTACCTGGTGATCATAATGACACCCtgtgaatgcatgccaagttttgtgtaatTCCGTTTATGGGGGACcatatcagctacacacacacacataattacacacatgcacgcacacacacacaaacatgcacacacgcacgcacaggcatgcatgcacatgcacacacataaacacacacacacagataaacacacactatgcacacactcatttacatacacaaaagtaggggatggagtaggaaaTGGAGACAAAGCATGATTTGTGacaagcatgatttatttttgcagagaaTGTGCAAGACGGCGGcggtcacacaaacacacacacatgcacgcacgcacacacaaacacacacacatgcacgcacgcacacacaaacacacacacacacacatagacacacattcacacacatgcacacacacatacaggcatgcacacatacacacacgcatgcacaggcatgcacgcacatgcacgctcacacatgcacacacataaacacacacacacacagataagcacacactcatttacatacacaaaagtaggagatggagacaaattgacaagcatgatttatttttgcagagagaatgtgcaggactgggctgcggtcatattttgtattgttctgcggtacatctagttttacaaCCAAATATTGTTTAGCTTTTGACAGAAGCTCACATCATCTTGTTTCTAGCTTAGCTGACATTaattaaattcaaattcaatacAATATTCAAAGCTATGTCCAGTCTCATGAGTACCCTGTAGGCTGTATGTTGTGATTAGTAAACAGGTTGAGGTAGTATTGTGGTTAAACCACTAGAGGGAGCCACCTAATTTAGTCAGAGGCAGATGGCTTCTATCAGCCCAATGTCTTCTGATGAATGTCCATCTCTGTTGACCCAAGATCAAGGTCACGTTggtatatagtatataagtaGTTTTATGAGGCCCACTGTGTTTAAATGGTCTGAGTGTTCATAGTTTTATATAGCAGAGGTCCATAATGACATAATTTTGcccttggtgtcacgggtacgctggcgactacgccgctccgtccggcatctattgtcttttgttactctgtgtcaatgacaatgtcttatatgtggagcgctttgggttgcactctgtgcatgttaaatgcgctacacaaataaaactgacttgacttgacttttatGGTGTGATAACACATACCTGTGTTATTTTTTATACAGCAAAGATATAACCGAATACTGGCATGGCCTGTATCAAACTACTTTATTGTAGTCTTCCGAGGTGGACTTTGCCACCAGGAGTGTCCCAGGGTGCGATAAGCAGTGCTTTGTGCTTTAAAGTCTTGTGTGCTCCTGAGCTCAGGTTCCTCTTCACAACCGAGACAAGCCTCTGTCCTGTACATGATGTTCGTGTTTTCAGTTCCTCATATTTCATTTCATAGTTATCTGGAAAATAGTCCTCTTTTGGGACGTTCTGGGGTGTTTTCTGAATTGGGATGTTTTGAGTAACTGCTAATTTCACTTCCACTTCTTAGCTGCAAACAAAATGAGGAACTACCAGTGTAGCATCCACCAATATAATAACTCCCCATCTATGTGATAAACCACCAACGCAATAAAAACCTGCACATTTTAAACATAATAATCCTGTAAACATAATCATTTCCCACCAACTGTTGCCTACTGCCAACATAATAAACTAATTTCCCACCAATGAAATAATTATAACGTTTGCAGGAAGTTGATACGTTTGTGGGAATGTTAAAAAGATGGTATGCAGGAAAACTTCCCACAAATGTAATAAATCACTAGCCTGgtgggccatcctatatcattgaaatgtatagtctggaatcgaaccattcacctcgcttaatccaaggggcgggcagagaattgtctttcaaactgcctaggcatgcaataggccagcgctacgaccatatccgtatccggtcggcaaaacggcaaatacatccttcttcgaaaggaatgacttaagtgcattgtgtttcaaaaaaaaaaaagtccaactcctccaaagttgacgccaacgccgattcaaacaaccgctcttcgttcgccatagccaccttccttgttgttcactgtcgcaggactgtcgttatcctgttaagcccgccttaagactctctaacaaaatagagcgctgtgattggatgacgtccacggcgtcagccaatagacatccctatggtttgatactagacatacaggctgagcaaattaatttgccgccgctagggtgcgtctagatttctaggctaataaaTCACAGATTTAGTGAACTTATGTCTGTGTTATCAGTTGCAGCCAAATGAAGGGTAACTAGTTTTTAAATGTAACATATTTACTAGGTAcagatccttgactctttttgCAAAGTTGCTTTGGCATCCATTGTGTTTTTGCCTTATTTATCACCTTTAGTGAAGGCCAAGCAGTAAAGCTGCTCTCTATCCTTCTAACTTACATTTTGGTTGTTATATCATATTATATCACTATCTAATGATAGGTAtagtatacatatatatactcttttgatcctgtgagggaaatttggtctctgcatttatcccaatccgtgaattagtgaaacacacccagcacacagtgtacacacagtgaggtgaagcacacactaatcccgacacagtgagctgcctgctaccgcggcactcggggagcagtgaggggttaagtgccttgttcaagggcacttcagctgttcctactggtcggggatcgaattggcaaccctccggttacaagcccgaataACCGTAACCAGTTGACCACGGCTGCTATTTGCTCTCCATATTATCACTTTCTTACATACTTTACTCGAGTGTGAATAGAGTGAACTTCTCTATAGATGTGTCAGTGCAGAAGGGAGGAGTGTGAATAGAGTGAACTTCTCTATAGATGCGTCAGTGCAGAAGGGAGGAGTGTGAATAGAGTGAACTTCTCTATAGATGTGTCAGTGCAGAAGGGAGGGATGCCAggagtgtctgagtgtgtggaaCACACTGGGGTGGTAACCCAGCTGATCAGAGGGGCACGAGGGACAgggggacttttttttttttttttaagtatattttttggggcttttatgcctttaatgtgacaggacagtggagagcgacaggaagtaagtgggagagagagtcggggtgggatccggaaaggaccacggggcaggaatcgaacccgggtcgccggcgtacggtgcaggtgccccagccagttgcaccacGGCTGGGGCCAGGGAGAGGAGGACTTGGCAGTGTTGTGGCTGGACCTTGCCAATGCCTAATAAGGCTCAATCCCACATAAATGAGTGGAAACAGCCCTGTCCATCTACCATGACCTCGAGAAGATCCAAAACCTCATTCTCAACAATTACAACTACTTTTCTCTGAGGGTGTCTTCAGGTGTTTGAAGTGTTTGAGTATGCCTCTGCCCACTGTAAAGTGTTTCAGTATGCCTCTGTCCACTGTAAAGTGTTTGAGTATGCCTCTGCCTAACGTAAAGCACTTGGGTATGCCTCTGCTCTGCCCACCAATAAAGCGTTTGAGTGCACCTCTGCTCAACAGAAACCATTTACAGTAAGTGCACCTCTGCCCAACAGAAAGCCTTTGAGTATACCTCTGCCCAACATAAAGTGTTTGGGTATACTTCTTTATGAGTATTTTCATAAAGTGCTTGAGTATACCTCTGCCAAACATAAAGCGTTTGAGTACGTCTTTGCCCAACATAAAGCGTTTGAGTACGCCTCTGCCCACCCAATATAAAGCATTTGAATATGTGCTTTATATgtgtgctgctcccgtgcaatcgaaactctcctaaacgtgcatcttgtctgtcatttgctggaacagtttgttatgtttttatgggctaggtttgcccaggttgtttttgttgccgtttttggagtctgggctgtccacagaaatcacattttttacagtgtattcaggacacagacagctagcagttggttaggtgatgtttgcagtaagtgacataaaatgttttagcctaaaaaacgtgtggcatcgcttagagcatcTTTAACAAATAATATATGTCAGCACCaaattgataaaaaaaatgctATTGATTTGCGCTACGGCTGCTCATCTCGATGAAGCAGCACAACTGGATAGAATATCAGATATAGCTGTTGTATAATAAAATGATATACCAATACCTAATGTGTTACTGCTCTGTTTGTGTTTATCTCATGAGTCACAAGATCTCGTAAGGCAAaacaatttatatatatatatataacttgtAAATATAAGATCCTCACAAATGTAAGACCCTCAGTTTCATTGGTTGTAGCCCTGTTATGTGTGTGAAGAAGTCGATCTTGTCCATGTTTGCCTATTCAGTGGTAAATGTCCCACAGGATTACTGCTAAGGTAAGGTTTCATTGTCAAATATAGTTAAGTCACAGAATCATACCTTTTTGCCCTCACAATGTATGCAGTAGTGATAAAAAAGATAATTTTATAAAAATGGAATGGTAACTAAGTGGTTTTAAACAGTTAATGGAAAATGTAATGGAAAAATAGACCCAGTCAGTGAATGATATTCAATGTCACTTGATGGAAACTCTGCACTTTGAGTATTTGCCTAGAGACACATGATGCACTGATCTGATCTCATGATCAGATTGGTTGTTAGATGAGCCCATTTCTTGTGAAAGAGCGGTGATCTTACTTTCT includes the following:
- the LOC121716131 gene encoding tripartite motif-containing protein 16-like, which produces MAEASSSNQDLFTCPICLDLLKDPVTVNCGHNYCTGCIKGCWDQEDQKGVYSCPQCRQTFSPRPVLNKNNVFAELVEQFRKSRIQPVVPAPVVCAGAEDVECDVCTGRKLKAVKSCLDCLLSYCETHYKVHNDVNPARKHKTVDATAQLQERVCTQHEKPMEIFCRTDQSCICFLCMVDEHKGHDTVSASAGRKEKQTHLGETQRKFQQRIQEREKELLELRKAVETLKSSAQTAVEDSERIFTEMIRSIERRRSEVTELIRAQEKAEVSRAEEHLKQLEQEIAELKRRDAELEQLSHTEDHIHFLKTFQSVSNTPETKDVSSTCVNQSLSFEAVKKSVSSLKGQLEDFCKEEFMKISAAVAKVQAMLPSEPTAREEFLQYSCHFTLDPNTAHRELHLSEGKRRVEWRDGLQSYPDHPERFDMIHQVLCREGVSGRCYWEVEWRGQWVAIAVSYKSISRKRVGAECLFGYNDQSWRLDLTSSTSSFKHNTKETKLPLVASSRIGVYVDHKAGTLAFYSISDTMTLLHRVQTTFTHTLYPGFSIEIGSVKLL